A window of Ipomoea triloba cultivar NCNSP0323 chromosome 2, ASM357664v1 contains these coding sequences:
- the LOC116005642 gene encoding zinc finger protein BRUTUS-like, with translation MAAQGREGGGGVAVLCGGATVNAVESSSTSSSSSAAAASKGTVANLDEDSPILFFLFFHKAIRQELDSLHRSALAYATGQLSDIQPLLERYRFLRSVYKHHSDAEDEVIFPALDKRVKNVARTYSLEHKGESDLFDLLFELLNSHNQSHESFPRELASCTGALQTSLCQHMSKEEEQVFPLLIEKFSFEEQASLVWQFLCSIPVKMMRKFLPWLSSSVSSDESQDMQKCLSKIVPKEKLLQQVIFTWMEGRKCINMIECDDVDPGIRGSIEFQPGAYVHIAGQVQCSCESSKTGKRKISPPNCDACDTDFGHPINEILHWHNAIKRELDAIASEARKIQLSGDFSNLFPFYERLQFIADVCIFHSVAEDKVIFPAVDGGLSFFQEHVEEKNQFNELRCMIVNIQSTGVNSISAAEFFSKLCLHADLIIETIKKHFHNEEVQVLPLARKHFTKKKQREILYESLCLMPLKLIERVLPWLVGSLTEDEAKNFLKNMQLAAPASDTALVTLYSGWACKGRNHGVCLSSSSAGCCPVKRFAAKEPNSMQGSCPCSLSMQTDDSRRPLKRNLPVVCIDGDSSDLSKGLNACSSSYSDQSCCVPGLGVSGNNLGLGTISTPKSFRSLSFSPAPSLDSSLFIWETDKRSSGIDCKVHPIDTIFKFHIAIRKDLEYLDVESSKLNDCDETFLRQFIGRFRLLSGLYKAHSNAEDEIVFPALESKEALHNVSHSYTLDHKQEEELFKDISCVLSDLSLLHKGLKECYEVEESERSNIESSIGKYHELATKVQGMCKSLRVSLDQHIFREELELWPLFGEHFSVEEQDRIVGRIIGTTGAEVLQSMLPWVTSALTQDEQNNMIDTLKKATKNTMFSEWLNECLRRTPEISVVPETSQNSNISKGIDAHESLNQSDLMFKPGWKDIFRMNQTEIESEIRKVHRDSTLDPRRKAYLIQNLMTSRWIASQQKSQASIDDISRSEDLAGCSPSFRDPEKQVFGCEHYKRNCKLRAACCGKLVACRFCHDEVSDHSMDRKATAEMMCMRCLKIQPIGPICMTPSCNGFSMAKYYCSICKFFDDERSVYHCPSCNLCRLGKGLGIDFYHCMKCNCCLGINSVEHKCLEKALETNCPICCEFLFTSSATVRPLPCGHYMHSACFQAYASSNYICPICSKSMGNMAIYFGMIDALLANEVLPEEYRNRQQDILCNDCERKGMACFHWLYHKCGYCGSYNTRVIKTDNDCSTSS, from the exons ATGGCGGCCCAGGGAAGAGAGGGAGGAGGAGGAGTCGCGGTTTTGTGCGGAGGAGCGACGGTGAATGCGGTGGAATCGtcttctacttcttcttcttcgtcggcggcggcggcttcGAAAGGAACGGTGGCGAACTTGGATGAAGATTCCCCGATTCTCTTCTTTTTGTTCTTTCACAAGGCAATTCGGCAGGAGCTCGACTCACTTCACCGCTCCGCCTTGGCCTACGCCACTGGACAATTATCCGACATACAGCCTTTGCTCGAGCGGTACCGGTTCCTCAGATCAGTTTACAAGCATCATTCCGATGCTGAGGATGAG GTAATTTTTCCTGCTCTTGATAAACGTGTGAAGAATGTAGCTCGCACATACTCATTAGAGCACAAGGGTGAAAGTGATCTTTTTGATCTCTTATTTGAGCTCCTAAATTCTCACAACCAGAGTCATGAAAGTTTTCCTCGGGAACTGGCATCTTGTACAGGTGCATTGCAGACTTCTCTTTGTCAGCATATGTCGAAAGAGGAAGAACAG GTTTTTCCTTTGCTTATTGAGAAGTTCTCATTTGAAGAGCAGGCATCACTTGTTTGGCAGTTTTTATGCAGCATTCCTGTGAAGATGATGAGAAAATTCCTTCCTTGGCTTTCATCATCTGTTTCTTCTGATGAATCTCAGGATATGCAAAAATGTTTATCTAAGATTGTTCCAAAAGAAAAACTTCTCCAACAG GTGATTTTCACCTGGATGGAAGGTAGGAAGTGCATCAACATGATTGAATGTGATGATGTTGACCCTGGGATCCGAGGTTCTATTGAGTTTCAGCCAGGTGCATATGTTCACATTGCAGGACAAGTGCAGTGTTCTTGTGAATCTTCAAAGACTGGGAAAAGGAAAATTTCCCCCCCAAATTGTGATGCTTGTGATACTGATTTTGGTCATCCAATAAATGAGATCTTGCATTGGCACAATGCTATAAAAAGAGAATTAGACGCAATTGCTTCAGAGGCTAGAAAGATTCAGCTGTCTGGAGATTTTTCTAATCTCTTTCCCTTCTATGAAAGACTCCAGTTCATAGCTGATGTTTGCATATTTCACAG TGTTGCTGAAGACAAGGTCATATTCCCAGCCGTAGATGGAGGACTTTCCTTCTTTCAGGAGCATGTGGAAGAAAAAAACCAATTTAATGAGCTTCGTTGCATGATTGTGAACATTCAAAGTACAGGCGTCAATTCAATTTCAGCTGCTGAGTTTTTCTCAAAGTTATGTTTGCATGCTGATttaataattgaaacaattaaaaaGCACTTTCACAATGAGGAAGTTCAG GTTCTGCCACTTGCTCGGAAACATTTTACCAAGAAGAAACAGAGGGAGATCTTGTACGAAAGCTTATGTCTAATGCCACTGAAGTTGATTGAGCGTGTCTTGCCATGGCTAGTTGGATCATTGACTGAAGATGAAGCCAAAAACTTCTTAAAAAATATGCAGTTGGCAG CTCCTGCATCTGATACTGCTCTTGTGACACTTTATTCTGGTTGGGCATGTAAAGGACGTAACCATGGAGTGTGTTTATCTTCTAGTTCAGCTGGTTGCTGCCCTGTTAAAAGGTTTGCTGCTAAGGAACCAAATTCTATGCAAGGATCATGCCCATGCTCGCTCTCTATGCAGACTGATGATTCTAGGAGGCCATTGAAAAGAAATCTTCCAGTGGTCTGCATAGATGGTGATTCATCTGACTTGTCTAAAGGCTTAAATGCTTGTAGTTCCTCTTACAGTGATCAGTCTTGTTGTGTACCGGGACTGGGAGTTAGTGGTAACAATTTGGGACTAGGTACTATTTCCACACCAAAATCTTTTCGATCATTGTCCTTCAGTCCTGCTCCTTCTCTGGACTCTAGCCTCTTTATTTGGGAGACAGATAAGAGGTCTTCTGGTATTGACTGTAAAGTGCATCCAATCGACACCATATTTAAATTCCACATAGCAATACGCAAAGATTTGGAGTATCTAGATGTCGAGTCAAGTAAGCTCAATGATTGCGATGAGACATTTCTTCGACAGTTCATAGGTAGGTTCCGTCTGCTTTCAGGCTTATATAAAGCACACAGCAATGCTGAGGATGAAATAGTTTTCCCAGCTCTTGAATCTAAGGAGGCCCTTCACAATGTCAGTCATTCGTATACATTGGACCATAAGCAGGAAGAAGAATTATTCAAAGATATATCTTGTGTCCTTTCTGATCTTTCATTACTTCACAAGGGCTTAAAGGAATGTTACGAAGTTGAAGAATCTGAAAGGAGTAATATTGAGTCTTCTATTGGAAAATATCATGAACTTGCCACGAAAGTTCAAGGCATGTGCAAATCACTAAGAGTGAGCCTGGATCAGCACATATTCAGGGAAGAACTTGAACTGTGGCCACTTTTTGGCGAACATTTCTCTGTTGAGGAACAGGACAGGATTGTTGGCCGTATTATTGGGACTACTGGGGCTGAAGTTCTTCAGTCTATGCTTCCTTGGGTAACTTCTGCTCTAACTCAGGATGAGCAGAATAATATGATTGACACGTTAAAGAAGGCAACAAAGAACACCATGTTTAGTGAGTGGCTTAATGAATGTTTGAGGAGAACTCCTGAAATATCTGTAGTGCCTGAAACATCACAAAATAGCAATATTAGCAAAG GTATTGATGCTCATGAAAGCCTGAACCAGAGTGATTTGATGTTCAAACCTGGATGGAAAGACATTTTCCGCATGAACCAAACTGAAATTGAGTCAGAAATTAGGAAGGTTCATAGGGACTCAACTCTTGATCCAAGAAGAAAGGCATATTTGATTCAAAATCTTATGACTAG CCGTTGGATAGCCTCTCAACAAAAATCACAAGCATCAATAGATGACATTTCTCGTTCTGAAGACTTGGCTGGATGCTCTCCATCATTTCGAGATCCTGAGAAACAAGTTTTTGGATGTGAACATTACAAGAGAAACTGTAAACTTCGTGCAGCTTGCTGTGGCAAATTGGTTGCATGCAGATTTTGCCACGATGAAGTGAGTGACCACTCAATGGACAG GAAAGCAACAGCAGAGATGATGTGCATGCGTTGCTTGAAGATTCAACCAATTGGACCAATTTGCATGACACCATCATGCAATGGATTTTCTATGGCAAAATACTATTGTAGCATTTGCAAGTTCTTTGATGATGAGAG GTCAGTATATCACTGCCCATCTTGCAACTTATGCCGTCTTGGGAAGGGACTTGGAATTGATTTCTATCATTGCATGAAATGCAACTGCTGTTTGGGAATAAATTCGGTTGAGCACAAATGCTTGGAGAAGGCTCTGGAAACAAATTGTCCGATTTGTTGTGAATTCTTGTTTACTTCTAGTGCAACAGTGAGACCTCTACCTTGCGGACATTACATGCACTCAGCTTGCTTTCAG GCATATGCCTCCAGTAACTACATTTGTCCCATATGCAGCAAATCAATGGGTAACATGGCG ATATATTTTGGCATGATTGATGCTTTGCTGGCCAATGAGGTTCTTCCAGAGGAATACAGGAACCGTCAGCAG GATATCCTTTGCAATGATTGCGAACGGAAAGGAATGGCATGCTTCCATTGGCTATATCACAAATGTGGATACTGTGGCTCTTACAACACTAGAGTCATTAAGACCGATAATGATTGCTCTACCTCGAGCTAG
- the LOC116011250 gene encoding HBS1-like protein isoform X1 — protein sequence MPRKVNYSTGYGYDDDDYYNYDDDDYYNYEDDGHDYAEETEVVSKAKVKRETSKLGVWRCPICTFDNEESMSACDICGVLRNPLVKGSRDSSTKVGTSRDSEASKLAKSLFASLLQQNPKKAVTFEGKSDVIKSGGHFNFHEHGRIHGQFQDLLKTFSCQNHYKFNIEPFKFDTPSLDDMVSGGIHSSRVGSKATSNKILQSNASSGKDEMMTGAKAELIAGGSSIPIAKFGPNEIKQSASSQNSSKQGLSKSMKNLSVSSKSQSTEKGSIHDNVEDKLSQLNLAVVGHVDSGKSTLSGRLLHMLGHISRKDMHKNEKEAKQLGKGSFAYAWALDESAEERERGITMNVAVAFFNTKNYHVVLLDSPGHRDFVPNMISGATQADAAILVVDASMGAFEAGIDASGGQTREHALLIKSFGVDQIIVAVNKMDSVQYSKERFDAIKKQLGTFLRTCKFKDSSIVWIPISAMENQNLFTGPSDALFLSWFQGPSLVDAIDSLQPLVRDYSKPLLMPICDIVKSQSQGHVSVCGKLETGSLQTGFKVLVMPTREIATVRSLERNLQVCRSAKAGDNVTVNLQGIDGNRVMAGGVLCDIDYPVPVTNHLELKVVTLDISTPVLVGSQLEFHVHHAKVAAKVVKLLSLLDPKTGKETKKSPRCLLSKQNAIIEVALQLPVCVDEYANCKSLGRVSFRVLGRTIALGLVTKVLEQM from the exons ATGCCTCGTAAGGTCAATTATAGCACTGGTTATGGTTATGATGACGATGATTATTacaattatgatgatgatgattattacaATTATGAGGATGATGGGCATGATTATGCAGAAGAAACTG AAGTAGTATCAAAAGCAAAGGTGAAACGAGAAACCTCTAAGCTTGGGGTCTGGCGTTGCCCCATCTGCACATTTGATAATGAAGAAAGTATGAGTGCATGTGATATATGTGGGGTCCTAAGAAATCCCTTGGTTAAAGGTTCTCGTGACAGCAGTACTAAAG TTGGCACATCCAGAGATTCTGAAGCATCCAAACTGGCCAAGTCTCTATTTGCATCACTGCTGCAACAGAACCCAAAAAAGGCTGTAACCTTCGAAGGAAAGAGTGATGTTATTAAGTCAGGAGGTCATTTTAACTTCCACGAGCATGGAAGAATACATGGACAGTTTCAAGATTTACTTAAAACTTTTAGCTGTCAAAACCATTATAAGTTTAATATAG AGCCATTCAAGTTTGACACTCCATCTCTGGATGATATGGTGTCAGGTGGAATTCATTCGTCTAGAGTGGGCTCCAAAG CCACCAGTAACAAGATTCTACAGTCAAATGCCTCGTCAGGTAAAGATGAAATGATGACTGGTGCTAAAGCAGAACTGATTGCAGGAGGGTCTTCAATACCAATTGCAAAATTTGGACCAAATGAGATTAAACAGAGTGCTTCTTCACAGAATAGTAGCAAACAAGGTCTCAGCAAAAGTATGAAAAACTTGTCAGTTTCTTCCAAGTCTCAGAGTACAGAGAAAGGCAGCATACATGACAATGTGGAAGATAAACTGAGCCAGCTAAATCTTGCAGTT GTTGGTCATGTTGATTCTGGGAAGTCAACACTATCCGGAAGGCTGCTACACATGTTAGGACATATATCCCGGAAAGATATgcacaaaaatgaaaaagaggCTAAACAACTG GGGAAAGGGTCCTTTGCTTACGCTTGGGCATTGGATGAGAGTGCTGAGGAAAGAGAAAGAGGGATCACTATGAATGTGGCTGTTGCATTTTTCAACACTAAAAATTATCATGTTGTTCTTCTTGACTCCCCGGGTCATAGAGACTTTGTTCCAAACATGATATCTGGTGCAACACAAGCAGATGCTGCAATTCTTGTAGTAGATGCTTCAATGGGTGCATTTGAAGCTGGCATTGATGCTTCTGGAGGACAGACAAGGGAGCATGCACTGCTTATTAAGAGCTTTGGTGTGGATCAAATTATAGTTGCAGTTAACAAAATGGATTCTGTACAATACTCCAAAGAGCGGTTTGATGCAATTAAAAAGCAACTTGGGACCTTTCTCCGTACCTGTAAATTCAAAGATTCTTCTATAGTATGGATTCCAATCAGTGCCATGGAGAACCAAAATTTGTTTACAGGTCCTTCTGACGCGCTGTTTTTATCATG GTTTCAGGGCCCATCTCTAGTGGATGCAATTGATTCTCTCCAGCCTCTTGTGAGAGATTACTCAAAGCCTCTGCTAATGCCAATATGTGATATTGTTAAATCACAGTCACAAGGACATGTATCAGTATGTGGGAAACTGGAGACTGGATCTCTTCAAACTGGATTTAAG GTTCTAGTTATGCCAACAAGAGAAATTGCTACTGTGCGTAGTTTGGAGCGGAACTTGCAAGTATGTCGCAGTGCAAAGGCTGGAGACAATGTGACTGTTAATCTACAGGGTATTGATGGAAACCGGGTGATGGCTGGGGGCGTGTTATGTGACATCGACTATCCTGTTCCAGTTACAAACCATTTGGAATTGAAGGTTGTTACTCTAGATATCTCAACTCCAGTTTTGGTTGGTTCTCAG TTGGAATTTCATGTCCATCATGCAAAGGTGGCTGCAAAAGTTGTGAAGCTATTGTCATTGCTTGATCCAAAGACAGGGAAGGAGACAAAGAAGTCGCCTCGCTGTCTATTATCAAAGCAAAACGCCATTATTGAG GTGGCTTTGCAACTGCCGGTTTGTGTGGACGAGTATGCCAACTGTAAAAGTCTAGGAAGGGTCTCATTCAGAGTATTAGGAAGAACTATTGCCCTTGGTCTCGTGACTAAAGTACTGGAACAAATGTAA
- the LOC116011250 gene encoding elongation factor 1-alpha isoform X2 — protein sequence MPRKVNYSTGYGYDDDDYYNYDDDDYYNYEDDGHDYAEETEVVSKAKVKRETSKLGVWRCPICTFDNEESMSACDICGVLRNPLVKGSRDSSTKEPFKFDTPSLDDMVSGGIHSSRVGSKATSNKILQSNASSGKDEMMTGAKAELIAGGSSIPIAKFGPNEIKQSASSQNSSKQGLSKSMKNLSVSSKSQSTEKGSIHDNVEDKLSQLNLAVVGHVDSGKSTLSGRLLHMLGHISRKDMHKNEKEAKQLGKGSFAYAWALDESAEERERGITMNVAVAFFNTKNYHVVLLDSPGHRDFVPNMISGATQADAAILVVDASMGAFEAGIDASGGQTREHALLIKSFGVDQIIVAVNKMDSVQYSKERFDAIKKQLGTFLRTCKFKDSSIVWIPISAMENQNLFTGPSDALFLSWFQGPSLVDAIDSLQPLVRDYSKPLLMPICDIVKSQSQGHVSVCGKLETGSLQTGFKVLVMPTREIATVRSLERNLQVCRSAKAGDNVTVNLQGIDGNRVMAGGVLCDIDYPVPVTNHLELKVVTLDISTPVLVGSQLEFHVHHAKVAAKVVKLLSLLDPKTGKETKKSPRCLLSKQNAIIEVALQLPVCVDEYANCKSLGRVSFRVLGRTIALGLVTKVLEQM from the exons ATGCCTCGTAAGGTCAATTATAGCACTGGTTATGGTTATGATGACGATGATTATTacaattatgatgatgatgattattacaATTATGAGGATGATGGGCATGATTATGCAGAAGAAACTG AAGTAGTATCAAAAGCAAAGGTGAAACGAGAAACCTCTAAGCTTGGGGTCTGGCGTTGCCCCATCTGCACATTTGATAATGAAGAAAGTATGAGTGCATGTGATATATGTGGGGTCCTAAGAAATCCCTTGGTTAAAGGTTCTCGTGACAGCAGTACTAAAG AGCCATTCAAGTTTGACACTCCATCTCTGGATGATATGGTGTCAGGTGGAATTCATTCGTCTAGAGTGGGCTCCAAAG CCACCAGTAACAAGATTCTACAGTCAAATGCCTCGTCAGGTAAAGATGAAATGATGACTGGTGCTAAAGCAGAACTGATTGCAGGAGGGTCTTCAATACCAATTGCAAAATTTGGACCAAATGAGATTAAACAGAGTGCTTCTTCACAGAATAGTAGCAAACAAGGTCTCAGCAAAAGTATGAAAAACTTGTCAGTTTCTTCCAAGTCTCAGAGTACAGAGAAAGGCAGCATACATGACAATGTGGAAGATAAACTGAGCCAGCTAAATCTTGCAGTT GTTGGTCATGTTGATTCTGGGAAGTCAACACTATCCGGAAGGCTGCTACACATGTTAGGACATATATCCCGGAAAGATATgcacaaaaatgaaaaagaggCTAAACAACTG GGGAAAGGGTCCTTTGCTTACGCTTGGGCATTGGATGAGAGTGCTGAGGAAAGAGAAAGAGGGATCACTATGAATGTGGCTGTTGCATTTTTCAACACTAAAAATTATCATGTTGTTCTTCTTGACTCCCCGGGTCATAGAGACTTTGTTCCAAACATGATATCTGGTGCAACACAAGCAGATGCTGCAATTCTTGTAGTAGATGCTTCAATGGGTGCATTTGAAGCTGGCATTGATGCTTCTGGAGGACAGACAAGGGAGCATGCACTGCTTATTAAGAGCTTTGGTGTGGATCAAATTATAGTTGCAGTTAACAAAATGGATTCTGTACAATACTCCAAAGAGCGGTTTGATGCAATTAAAAAGCAACTTGGGACCTTTCTCCGTACCTGTAAATTCAAAGATTCTTCTATAGTATGGATTCCAATCAGTGCCATGGAGAACCAAAATTTGTTTACAGGTCCTTCTGACGCGCTGTTTTTATCATG GTTTCAGGGCCCATCTCTAGTGGATGCAATTGATTCTCTCCAGCCTCTTGTGAGAGATTACTCAAAGCCTCTGCTAATGCCAATATGTGATATTGTTAAATCACAGTCACAAGGACATGTATCAGTATGTGGGAAACTGGAGACTGGATCTCTTCAAACTGGATTTAAG GTTCTAGTTATGCCAACAAGAGAAATTGCTACTGTGCGTAGTTTGGAGCGGAACTTGCAAGTATGTCGCAGTGCAAAGGCTGGAGACAATGTGACTGTTAATCTACAGGGTATTGATGGAAACCGGGTGATGGCTGGGGGCGTGTTATGTGACATCGACTATCCTGTTCCAGTTACAAACCATTTGGAATTGAAGGTTGTTACTCTAGATATCTCAACTCCAGTTTTGGTTGGTTCTCAG TTGGAATTTCATGTCCATCATGCAAAGGTGGCTGCAAAAGTTGTGAAGCTATTGTCATTGCTTGATCCAAAGACAGGGAAGGAGACAAAGAAGTCGCCTCGCTGTCTATTATCAAAGCAAAACGCCATTATTGAG GTGGCTTTGCAACTGCCGGTTTGTGTGGACGAGTATGCCAACTGTAAAAGTCTAGGAAGGGTCTCATTCAGAGTATTAGGAAGAACTATTGCCCTTGGTCTCGTGACTAAAGTACTGGAACAAATGTAA